The following are encoded together in the Bacillus sp. NP157 genome:
- a CDS encoding TonB-dependent receptor produces MPRSVTRLRLKALVLALGVACAGVAPAAAPATLAAPRDFHIGAGPLAQALNRFAEQSDTVLVYDAALTQGLQAPAVDGRLPTAEVLDRLLGRSGLAYRLGEDGSVRIERSTAQVTARPATPTRTASGVAPATGSQGNRHRSNKATDLEGVDVHGVTEGYAANEVSFGKFAVSPRELPSSISVVTRQRMDDQNMVSVYDVLNRTTGITAVPYGVGTSYFQARGYQPDVQFDGIAANNGLEYQSQFDLGMYDRLEIFRGPAGILQGQGSPGGTVNLIRKRPLDDAAWGGNVSVGTWNRYQATVDGSTPLNGDGTVRGRAVVSSQGQDYFYDKANSRHQFFYGVVEIDLSPSTVLTLSTAYQHEHNGPLDWGQSVYAIPPHGKALDAPRSQFYGTDWSYDRPNLNDYYAELDHDFGNDWHGKVNIDRRTTVDGSKYGYIDGLVDPDNHADYWLQRQYTSGAWTGADMNVSGPFSLFGREQQLTVGFNYARQTADSFSGGFDVPGGVNVMDLGGIAYPEIPFDSRSLTETKQYGVYAALHLHPAEEWSMLLGSQLTNYRSRSRSGAPVPLGGWVDAPSVDHKASPYLGVVYDINRWLSAYASYTTVFVPQNNLTFSGTPLKPRTGKQYETGLKAEFLDRRLNASFAAFRLRDQNRAYDDPDHPNYYIAAGKAESQGWETEINGRLAPGWDISAGYTYLLTRYLKDASSEGQVFDAEEPKKTFKLWSVYRFEGDTPHGFRIGGGARILSSTTRGTITQGGYAVFDGQVGYQFDRDWSLTLTVNNIFDRTYFARVPASYFGIYGDPRNTMLTLRKSL; encoded by the coding sequence ATGCCCCGTAGCGTTACCCGCCTTCGCCTGAAGGCCCTCGTGCTTGCCCTCGGCGTCGCCTGCGCTGGCGTCGCCCCTGCCGCCGCCCCGGCCACGCTCGCCGCGCCCCGCGATTTCCACATTGGCGCCGGGCCGCTTGCCCAGGCCCTGAACCGCTTCGCCGAGCAGAGCGACACCGTGCTGGTCTACGACGCGGCATTGACCCAGGGCCTGCAGGCACCGGCGGTCGACGGTCGCCTGCCCACCGCGGAGGTGCTCGACCGGCTGCTCGGCCGCTCGGGCCTGGCGTATCGGCTTGGCGAGGATGGTTCGGTGCGGATCGAACGCAGCACCGCGCAGGTTACCGCGCGGCCGGCCACGCCGACGCGTACGGCCTCGGGCGTGGCGCCGGCGACCGGCAGCCAGGGCAACCGCCATCGCAGCAACAAAGCCACCGACCTCGAAGGCGTCGACGTCCACGGCGTCACCGAGGGCTACGCCGCCAACGAGGTCTCGTTCGGCAAGTTCGCCGTGTCGCCACGCGAACTGCCCAGTTCGATCTCGGTGGTGACGCGCCAGCGCATGGACGACCAGAACATGGTCAGCGTGTACGACGTGCTCAATCGCACCACCGGCATCACGGCGGTGCCGTATGGCGTCGGCACGTCCTACTTCCAGGCGCGTGGCTACCAGCCCGACGTGCAGTTCGATGGCATCGCCGCGAACAACGGCCTGGAATACCAGTCGCAATTCGACCTCGGGATGTACGACCGCCTGGAGATCTTCCGCGGCCCCGCCGGCATCCTGCAGGGCCAGGGCAGTCCCGGCGGCACGGTGAACCTCATCCGCAAGCGGCCGCTCGACGACGCGGCGTGGGGTGGCAACGTCTCGGTAGGCACGTGGAACCGCTACCAGGCCACGGTGGATGGCAGCACGCCGTTGAACGGCGACGGCACGGTGCGCGGCCGCGCCGTGGTCTCGTCGCAGGGCCAGGATTACTTCTACGACAAGGCCAATTCACGTCATCAGTTCTTCTACGGCGTGGTCGAGATCGACCTCTCGCCATCCACGGTGCTGACGCTTTCCACCGCCTACCAGCACGAACACAACGGTCCGCTCGACTGGGGCCAGTCGGTCTACGCGATACCGCCGCACGGCAAGGCACTCGATGCGCCGCGCTCCCAGTTCTACGGCACCGACTGGAGCTACGACCGGCCCAACCTCAACGACTATTACGCCGAGCTCGACCATGACTTCGGCAACGACTGGCATGGCAAGGTCAACATCGACCGCCGCACCACGGTGGACGGTTCCAAGTACGGTTACATCGATGGCCTGGTCGATCCCGACAACCACGCCGACTACTGGTTGCAGCGGCAGTACACCAGCGGCGCGTGGACCGGCGCCGACATGAATGTGTCCGGCCCGTTCTCGCTGTTCGGGCGCGAGCAGCAACTCACCGTCGGCTTCAACTACGCGCGACAGACCGCCGACAGCTTCAGCGGTGGCTTCGACGTGCCTGGCGGCGTCAACGTGATGGACCTCGGCGGGATCGCCTACCCGGAGATCCCGTTCGACAGCCGCAGCCTGACCGAGACGAAGCAGTACGGCGTCTACGCCGCGTTGCACCTGCATCCCGCCGAGGAGTGGAGCATGTTGCTCGGCAGCCAGCTGACCAACTACCGCAGCCGCAGCCGCTCCGGCGCCCCCGTGCCGCTCGGCGGCTGGGTGGATGCACCCAGCGTGGACCACAAGGCCTCGCCTTACCTCGGCGTGGTCTATGACATCAATCGCTGGCTCTCCGCGTACGCGAGCTACACGACGGTGTTCGTCCCGCAGAACAACCTCACCTTCAGCGGTACGCCGCTGAAGCCGCGCACCGGCAAGCAGTACGAAACCGGCCTGAAGGCCGAATTCCTCGATCGCCGGCTCAACGCGTCGTTCGCCGCGTTCCGACTGCGCGACCAGAACCGCGCCTACGACGACCCGGACCACCCGAACTACTACATCGCCGCGGGCAAGGCGGAAAGCCAGGGCTGGGAGACGGAAATCAACGGTCGGCTCGCGCCGGGCTGGGATATCTCGGCGGGCTACACCTACCTGCTCACCCGCTACCTCAAGGATGCCTCCAGCGAAGGCCAGGTCTTCGATGCGGAGGAGCCGAAGAAAACGTTCAAGCTGTGGAGCGTCTACCGCTTCGAAGGCGACACGCCACACGGCTTCCGCATCGGCGGCGGCGCACGGATCCTCAGCAGCACCACGCGTGGCACGATCACCCAGGGCGGCTACGCCGTGTTCGATGGCCAGGTCGGTTACCAGTTCGATCGCGACTGGTCGCTCACCCTCACCGTCAACAACATCTTCGACCGCACCTATTTCGCCCGCGTGCCTGCGTCGTACTTCGGCATCTACGGCGATCCGCGCAACACCATGCTCACGTTGCGCAAGTCGTTGTGA
- a CDS encoding PepSY domain-containing protein produces the protein MHSGTSLLCTVFLLLLCITGLPLVFQDEIEDALGSPHSVDVTPGSPLQSLDALLAAAQARYPGDATNFISLPDDDPGMATIGLVDAGGAYHWVKYDRHTGALLADQRHAGEQRVSFMDVVLALHGSLAAGLPGTLLLGLMGILFLVALVSGVVLYAPFTPRTGAGTLRLRGNRRLRWLDLHNVLGIVLLAWLGVVGLTGVINTLEKPLFGVWQATDVARLVAGQADTAVAGHGVTVQFAMDEALRRHPRETVASILFPSAARHQPRHFLVWLHGDTPLRRELLTPVLVDAGTGRVIDGERLPWYLSALEVSRPLHFGDYGGQPLKWLWFVFDVGAIVVLASGVYLWVARRRRRGKPAVGEPA, from the coding sequence GTGCACAGCGGGACGAGCCTGCTGTGCACCGTGTTCCTGCTGCTGTTGTGCATCACCGGCCTGCCGCTGGTATTCCAGGATGAGATCGAGGATGCGCTGGGCTCGCCGCATTCGGTCGACGTAACGCCGGGTTCACCGCTGCAATCGCTCGATGCCTTGCTTGCCGCCGCACAGGCGCGCTATCCCGGCGACGCGACCAACTTCATCAGCCTGCCCGACGACGACCCCGGCATGGCGACGATCGGCCTGGTCGATGCCGGCGGTGCTTATCACTGGGTGAAGTACGACCGCCACACGGGCGCGCTACTCGCCGACCAGCGCCACGCGGGCGAACAGCGCGTGTCGTTCATGGACGTGGTGCTGGCCCTGCACGGCAGCCTGGCCGCTGGGCTACCGGGCACGTTGCTGCTCGGCCTGATGGGCATCCTGTTCCTCGTGGCGCTGGTCTCGGGCGTGGTGCTGTATGCGCCGTTCACGCCGCGCACGGGCGCGGGCACGCTCCGCCTGCGCGGCAACCGGCGTTTGCGCTGGCTGGACCTGCACAACGTGCTCGGCATCGTCTTGCTGGCGTGGCTGGGCGTGGTGGGGTTGACCGGTGTCATCAACACGCTTGAAAAACCCTTGTTCGGCGTCTGGCAGGCCACCGACGTCGCGCGCCTGGTCGCCGGCCAGGCGGACACGGCGGTCGCAGGCCATGGCGTCACGGTGCAGTTCGCCATGGACGAGGCCTTGCGCCGCCACCCACGCGAGACGGTGGCAAGCATCCTGTTCCCCAGCGCAGCGCGCCACCAGCCACGGCATTTCCTCGTCTGGCTGCATGGCGACACACCGCTGCGCCGCGAACTGCTGACCCCGGTACTGGTCGACGCGGGCACCGGTCGCGTGATCGATGGCGAGCGTTTGCCGTGGTACCTGTCGGCACTGGAGGTGTCGCGTCCGCTGCACTTCGGCGACTACGGCGGCCAGCCGCTGAAGTGGCTGTGGTTCGTCTTCGACGTGGGCGCCATCGTCGTGCTCGCCAGCGGCGTGTATCTCTGGGTGGCGCGGCGCCGGCGCCGTGGCAAGCCAGCCGTCGGAGAGCCCGCATGA
- a CDS encoding oxidoreductase yields the protein MAASKTLLITGVSSGFGRALAQEALAAGHRVVGTVRNADARDAFEALSPLAHARILDVTDVGAIGAVVADIEATVGGIDVLVNNAGYGHEGIMEESPLDDMRRQFDVNVFGAVAMMKAVLPAMRERRRGHIVNITSMGGYITMPGIAYYCGSKFALEGISEALGKEVASLGIHVTAVAPGSFRTDWAGRSMVRAPRTIADYDAVFDPIRKAREEKSGKQLGDPPKAARAMLAAIGSATPPAHLVLGSDALGLIRDKLAATARELAEWEAVTVSTDG from the coding sequence ATGGCAGCCAGCAAGACCTTGCTCATCACCGGCGTCAGCAGTGGCTTCGGCCGTGCGCTGGCCCAGGAAGCCCTGGCGGCCGGCCACCGCGTCGTCGGGACCGTCCGTAACGCCGACGCCCGGGACGCGTTCGAAGCGCTGTCCCCGCTGGCGCATGCGCGCATCCTCGACGTCACCGACGTCGGTGCGATCGGCGCTGTCGTCGCCGACATCGAGGCGACCGTCGGTGGCATCGACGTGCTGGTCAACAACGCCGGCTATGGCCACGAAGGCATCATGGAAGAATCGCCACTGGACGACATGCGCCGCCAGTTCGACGTCAATGTGTTCGGCGCGGTGGCCATGATGAAAGCCGTGTTGCCCGCGATGCGCGAGCGTCGCCGCGGGCACATCGTCAACATCACCTCGATGGGTGGCTACATCACCATGCCCGGCATCGCCTATTACTGCGGCAGCAAGTTCGCCCTGGAAGGCATCTCCGAAGCGCTCGGCAAGGAAGTCGCGTCGCTCGGCATCCACGTCACCGCCGTGGCACCGGGTTCGTTCCGCACCGACTGGGCCGGCCGATCGATGGTGCGTGCGCCGCGCACGATCGCCGATTACGACGCGGTGTTCGATCCGATCCGCAAGGCACGCGAGGAGAAGAGCGGCAAGCAGCTGGGCGACCCGCCGAAGGCGGCCCGCGCGATGCTCGCCGCCATCGGCTCGGCAACGCCGCCGGCCCACCTGGTCCTGGGGAGCGATGCGCTGGGCCTGATCCGCGACAAGCTCGCGGCGACCGCGCGTGAACTGGCCGAGTGGGAAGCGGTGACCGTGTCCACCGATGGCTAG
- a CDS encoding AraC family transcriptional regulator, producing MIATDQALLDPAIQARIVALLGAQAPAEGYNLTPIESVRILRSDRALVRTPVLYDPGIVIVCQGRKRGYFGSEVYVYDEQHYLAVAVPVPFSMETDSTPERPLLALYLHLDFALAAGLVAQIDEAGPAHAVQAPRSMMSTPMDHAMQATVLRFLEAMGRPLDATVLGPALLREIYFRVLSGEQGAPMREALATRGQFGKVSRALRLIHASYATPLDVARLAAEAGMSEPSFHSHFKAVTQVSPMQYVKSTRLHQARLLMVRQGFTADVASHAVGYASPSQFSREFKRLFGATPAAEAKRMREGFALPPAFARAVFVSSH from the coding sequence ATGATCGCGACCGACCAAGCCCTACTCGACCCGGCGATCCAGGCGCGGATCGTCGCCCTGCTCGGGGCCCAGGCGCCCGCCGAGGGCTACAACCTCACGCCGATCGAGAGCGTGCGCATCCTCCGCTCCGATCGCGCACTCGTGCGCACCCCCGTGCTTTACGACCCGGGCATCGTCATCGTTTGCCAGGGCCGCAAACGCGGCTACTTCGGTAGCGAGGTGTACGTCTACGACGAGCAGCACTACCTCGCCGTCGCCGTGCCGGTGCCCTTCAGCATGGAAACCGATTCCACGCCGGAGCGGCCCCTGCTCGCGCTTTACCTGCACCTGGATTTCGCTTTGGCGGCAGGGTTGGTGGCGCAGATCGACGAGGCAGGTCCGGCGCATGCGGTGCAGGCGCCACGCAGCATGATGTCGACGCCGATGGATCACGCCATGCAAGCCACGGTGCTGCGCTTCCTCGAAGCGATGGGGCGGCCGCTGGATGCGACCGTGCTTGGCCCTGCCCTGCTACGCGAGATCTACTTCCGCGTGCTCAGCGGCGAACAGGGCGCGCCGATGCGTGAGGCGCTGGCCACGCGCGGCCAGTTCGGCAAGGTCAGTCGTGCGCTGCGACTGATCCACGCCAGCTATGCAACGCCGCTCGACGTGGCACGACTCGCCGCCGAGGCGGGCATGAGCGAACCCAGTTTCCACAGCCACTTCAAGGCGGTGACACAGGTGTCGCCGATGCAGTACGTAAAGTCGACGCGACTGCACCAGGCCCGGCTGCTGATGGTGCGCCAGGGCTTCACCGCCGATGTCGCGAGCCATGCCGTGGGCTATGCCAGCCCGTCGCAGTTCAGTCGTGAGTTCAAGCGATTGTTCGGGGCGACGCCCGCTGCGGAGGCGAAGCGCATGCGCGAGGGGTTTGCGTTGCCGCCGGCGTTTGCGCGAGCCGTGTTTGTGTCGTCGCATTAG
- a CDS encoding glucose-6-phosphate dehydrogenase, with protein MSQAQPKRATSRAHPADPCTVVIFGAAGDLTSRLVVPALYNMRRTGLLSDNFAVVGFNHGKMSDNAWKNNLHTSLERYVSGSGARLDEEAWDWLSSQMTYHMGDFDDASSFQSLGVKLREIERRRGTQGNVLFYLATPERFFGDVIERLREAGLVQDDGPDGRFWRRVIIEKPFGHDLASAQSLNERVLKVLREDQIYRIDHFLGKETVQNIMAFRFANGLFEPIWNRDRIDHVQITVAETVGVERRGSFYEQTGALRDMVPNHLFQLLAMVAMEPPTSFDAEAVRTRKAEVIEAIRPIAPEDAVRGQYGPGAVNSELARAYRDEPDVAPDSVTETFVAMKLAIDTWRWSGVPFYLRTGKHMGRRTSEIAIRFKSAPMAPFRGTGMDAFGPDWLVLQIQPDEGISLQFDVKRPGPRVELAPVRMDFKYADWFRAEPNVGYETLLYDCMTGDATLFQRADMVEACWRAVQPVLDDWGQRVPADFPNYASGSAGPASSDTLLAMGGRSWRPLNTGNEMNARRAARQKTDGGPGLATKEPAKPSAGKRAAAKKVLRSTSVKRAAPAKKATAKKAAAKKAPAKKVATRKVAARTATARKVSGTSTAKRVVAKKATTSKTAARKATPTRRSPKK; from the coding sequence ATGAGCCAAGCCCAACCGAAGCGCGCCACCTCGCGCGCTCATCCGGCCGACCCGTGTACCGTCGTGATCTTCGGCGCCGCCGGCGACCTCACCAGCCGCCTCGTCGTCCCCGCGCTCTACAACATGCGTCGCACCGGCCTGTTGTCCGATAACTTCGCCGTGGTGGGTTTCAACCACGGCAAGATGTCCGACAACGCATGGAAGAACAACCTGCACACCTCGCTGGAGCGCTACGTCAGCGGCAGCGGCGCCCGGCTCGACGAAGAAGCATGGGACTGGCTGAGCAGCCAGATGACCTACCACATGGGCGATTTCGACGACGCGTCGTCGTTCCAGAGCCTGGGCGTGAAGCTGCGCGAGATCGAACGCCGCCGCGGCACCCAGGGCAACGTGCTGTTCTACCTCGCCACGCCGGAACGTTTCTTCGGCGACGTGATCGAGCGCCTGCGCGAAGCCGGCCTGGTCCAGGACGATGGCCCGGACGGCCGCTTCTGGCGCCGCGTGATCATCGAGAAGCCGTTCGGCCACGACCTCGCTTCGGCCCAGTCGTTGAACGAGCGCGTGCTGAAAGTGCTGCGCGAAGACCAGATCTACCGCATCGACCACTTCCTGGGTAAGGAAACGGTGCAGAACATCATGGCCTTCCGTTTCGCCAACGGCCTGTTCGAGCCGATCTGGAACCGCGACCGCATCGACCACGTGCAGATCACCGTGGCGGAAACGGTCGGCGTGGAGCGGCGTGGTTCGTTCTACGAGCAGACCGGCGCACTGCGCGACATGGTGCCCAACCACCTGTTCCAGCTGCTGGCCATGGTGGCGATGGAGCCGCCGACCTCGTTCGACGCGGAAGCCGTGCGTACGCGCAAGGCCGAAGTCATCGAGGCGATCCGCCCGATCGCCCCGGAAGATGCCGTGCGCGGCCAGTACGGCCCGGGCGCGGTGAACAGCGAACTGGCCCGTGCCTATCGCGACGAGCCGGACGTGGCGCCGGATTCGGTCACGGAAACCTTCGTCGCCATGAAACTGGCGATCGACACCTGGCGCTGGTCCGGCGTGCCGTTCTACCTGCGCACCGGCAAGCACATGGGCCGGCGTACGTCGGAGATCGCGATCCGCTTCAAGTCCGCGCCGATGGCACCGTTCCGCGGGACCGGCATGGACGCGTTCGGCCCGGACTGGCTGGTGCTGCAGATCCAGCCGGACGAGGGCATCTCGCTGCAGTTCGACGTGAAGCGGCCTGGCCCGCGCGTGGAACTGGCACCGGTGCGGATGGATTTCAAATACGCCGACTGGTTCCGCGCCGAGCCGAACGTGGGCTACGAGACGCTGCTGTACGACTGCATGACCGGCGACGCCACGCTGTTCCAGCGTGCCGACATGGTCGAAGCCTGCTGGCGCGCGGTGCAGCCGGTCCTCGATGACTGGGGCCAGCGCGTCCCGGCGGACTTCCCGAACTACGCGTCGGGCAGTGCGGGCCCGGCGTCGTCCGACACGTTGCTCGCGATGGGTGGCCGTTCGTGGCGTCCGCTGAACACGGGCAACGAAATGAATGCCCGCCGCGCCGCCCGGCAGAAGACGGACGGTGGCCCGGGCCTCGCCACGAAGGAACCGGCCAAGCCGTCGGCAGGCAAGCGCGCCGCCGCGAAGAAGGTGCTGCGTTCCACGTCGGTGAAGAGGGCTGCCCCGGCGAAGAAGGCCACTGCGAAGAAGGCCGCCGCGAAGAAGGCTCCGGCGAAGAAGGTCGCTACGCGCAAGGTGGCGGCAAGGACCGCGACCGCCCGCAAGGTGTCCGGCACCTCGACCGCGAAGCGCGTCGTCGCGAAGAAAGCCACCACGTCGAAGACCGCGGCACGCAAGGCCACGCCAACCCGGCGTTCGCCCAAAAAGTAA
- a CDS encoding glycoside hydrolase family 15 protein, with translation MASRIEDYAMLGNCRSAALVARNGSLDWLCLPRFDSAACFAALLGDEGNGRWSLAPSDPDATCTRQYIDGSLVLETTWTTATGRAKVIDFMPFAGEQVGVTRVVEGVEGRVDFESRMTVRFDYGNALPWVTRRDDGALTAIAGPDMVVLRTPVEMEGEDMESVGRFRVAVGEQVAFDLAWGPSHLPPPAALDPREALATTLGYWEDWSGRCNDSGEWSDIVRRSLIVLKGLSYDPTGGIVAAPTTSLPEQFGGERNWDYRFCWARDATFVLSALVNAGYHDEASAWRDWVRRAVAGSPGQLQVLYGIAGERRLEEYEITWLKGYEGARPVRVGNAASNQFQLDIFGELVGAFSHAMKHGVVLHPEADNVQAVFLDHLAEIWRHPDEGIWEIRGEPRHFVHSKVMAWLAFARAAEQHRDGEDPHYVRRWRSIADEIRADILAKGVDPVRGCFTQSYGSTELDASLLLVTLTDFLPADDPRMVATVKAIEEDLLVEGFVRRYDTRSGVDGLPPGEGEFLPCSFWLVENYVMQGRMDEARVLFERLVGLTNDLGLLAEEYDPRSKRLLGNFPQAFSHVALVNAAFSLAHGYSATADIHATPESTVPQGVRA, from the coding sequence ATGGCATCCCGGATCGAAGACTACGCCATGCTCGGCAACTGCCGCAGCGCCGCGCTCGTGGCGCGCAATGGTTCGCTCGATTGGCTGTGTTTACCGCGCTTTGATTCGGCGGCCTGTTTCGCGGCCCTGCTTGGCGATGAAGGCAATGGCCGCTGGTCGCTTGCCCCCTCCGATCCCGACGCCACATGCACCCGCCAGTACATCGACGGCAGCCTGGTGCTCGAGACCACCTGGACCACGGCCACGGGCCGGGCGAAAGTCATCGACTTCATGCCGTTCGCCGGCGAGCAGGTCGGGGTGACCCGCGTGGTCGAAGGGGTCGAAGGCCGGGTGGACTTCGAAAGCCGGATGACCGTCCGCTTCGACTACGGCAATGCGTTGCCCTGGGTGACCCGTCGCGACGACGGCGCGCTTACGGCGATCGCCGGTCCCGACATGGTGGTGCTGCGCACGCCGGTCGAGATGGAAGGCGAAGACATGGAAAGCGTCGGCCGCTTCCGGGTCGCCGTCGGCGAGCAGGTCGCATTCGACCTGGCATGGGGACCCTCGCACTTGCCGCCGCCCGCGGCACTGGACCCACGCGAAGCGCTCGCCACCACGCTGGGCTACTGGGAAGACTGGTCGGGTCGCTGCAACGACAGCGGTGAATGGAGCGATATCGTGCGCCGCTCGCTGATCGTCCTGAAGGGTCTCAGCTACGATCCCACCGGCGGCATCGTCGCCGCGCCGACCACCTCGTTGCCCGAGCAGTTCGGCGGCGAACGCAACTGGGACTACCGCTTCTGCTGGGCCCGCGACGCGACCTTCGTCCTCTCCGCCCTGGTCAACGCGGGCTACCACGACGAAGCCAGCGCATGGCGTGACTGGGTGCGTCGTGCCGTCGCCGGATCGCCGGGCCAGCTACAGGTGCTGTATGGCATCGCCGGCGAACGGCGCCTGGAGGAATACGAAATCACCTGGCTGAAAGGCTACGAGGGCGCGCGGCCGGTCCGCGTCGGCAATGCGGCCTCCAATCAGTTCCAGCTGGATATCTTCGGCGAACTGGTCGGGGCGTTTTCCCACGCGATGAAGCATGGCGTGGTGCTGCATCCCGAAGCCGACAACGTGCAGGCCGTGTTCCTCGACCACCTCGCCGAGATCTGGCGCCATCCCGACGAAGGCATCTGGGAGATCCGCGGCGAACCGCGCCATTTCGTCCATTCGAAAGTCATGGCCTGGCTGGCCTTCGCACGCGCCGCGGAACAGCATCGCGACGGCGAGGATCCGCATTACGTGCGCCGCTGGCGCAGCATCGCCGACGAGATCAGGGCCGACATCCTCGCCAAGGGCGTGGACCCGGTCCGTGGCTGCTTCACCCAGTCGTATGGATCGACCGAGCTGGATGCGAGCCTGTTGCTGGTGACCCTGACCGACTTCCTGCCCGCGGACGATCCGCGCATGGTGGCCACGGTGAAGGCGATCGAAGAGGACCTGCTGGTCGAAGGTTTCGTCCGCCGCTACGACACCCGGTCGGGTGTCGACGGGTTGCCGCCGGGCGAGGGCGAGTTCCTCCCGTGCAGCTTCTGGCTGGTGGAGAATTACGTGATGCAGGGCCGGATGGACGAAGCGCGCGTGCTTTTCGAGCGCCTGGTTGGCTTAACGAATGACCTCGGCCTGCTCGCGGAGGAGTACGATCCACGGTCGAAGCGCCTGCTGGGCAATTTCCCACAAGCCTTTTCGCACGTCGCATTGGTTAATGCCGCCTTTAGCCTGGCGCATGGTTACAGTGCGACGGCAGACATCCACGCCACCCCCGAATCCACCGTTCCCCAAGGAGTCCGTGCATGA
- a CDS encoding glycoside hydrolase family 43 protein, with amino-acid sequence MQRSILRWLLGISATFLVTDGMAVHAGALLPSGPDPWVAQRDGVYYYMHTLGDRIAIWKTRDMQRLSDATPVTVWRPPAQGPNSASVWAPELHFLDGKWYLYYTAVDKLHNDDAHRHVFVLENASADPTTGSWVDKGMLATHLSGIDGTVFDHAGKRYFAYSAYVGDHSDLILAPMTNPWTLAEPQVDIATPTFAWEMQGGRKILEGPEFLAGPGGEVFLTYSASACWSDDYALGMLSARKDANPLDPASWTKSARPVLASSPRNGVYAPGHNGFYTSADGKTDWIIYHANGGPGWKCTARRAPHTQPMRWDAAGRPVFPEPR; translated from the coding sequence ATGCAGCGATCGATCCTTCGCTGGCTACTCGGCATCAGCGCGACCTTCCTCGTCACGGACGGCATGGCCGTGCATGCCGGCGCCCTGTTGCCGTCCGGTCCCGACCCCTGGGTCGCGCAGCGTGACGGCGTGTACTACTACATGCACACGCTGGGCGACCGCATCGCGATCTGGAAAACGCGCGACATGCAGCGGCTTTCCGACGCCACGCCGGTCACCGTGTGGCGGCCGCCCGCACAGGGGCCGAACTCGGCGTCGGTGTGGGCGCCCGAACTGCACTTCCTCGACGGCAAGTGGTACCTCTACTACACCGCCGTGGACAAGCTGCACAACGATGACGCCCACCGGCATGTGTTCGTGCTGGAGAACGCGTCGGCGGACCCGACCACCGGCAGCTGGGTCGACAAGGGCATGCTCGCCACCCATCTCAGCGGCATCGACGGCACCGTGTTCGACCACGCCGGCAAGCGCTACTTCGCCTATTCCGCCTACGTGGGTGACCACAGCGACCTGATCCTCGCGCCGATGACGAACCCGTGGACGCTCGCCGAGCCGCAGGTCGACATCGCCACGCCCACCTTTGCCTGGGAAATGCAGGGTGGCCGCAAGATCCTCGAAGGACCGGAATTTCTTGCCGGGCCAGGCGGCGAGGTGTTCCTCACCTATTCGGCCAGTGCCTGCTGGTCGGACGACTATGCACTGGGCATGTTGTCGGCACGCAAGGACGCCAACCCGCTCGACCCCGCGTCGTGGACGAAAAGCGCCCGGCCCGTGCTCGCCAGTTCGCCGCGGAACGGTGTCTATGCCCCCGGTCACAATGGGTTCTACACCTCGGCCGACGGCAAGACCGACTGGATCATCTATCACGCCAATGGCGGCCCGGGCTGGAAGTGCACCGCGCGGCGCGCCCCGCACACCCAGCCCATGCGCTGGGACGCAGCCGGCCGGCCGGTATTCCCCGAGCCACGCTAG